A window of Haloarcula sp. H-GB4 contains these coding sequences:
- a CDS encoding glycosyltransferase family 4 protein codes for MIGSLHVGIFNPNTLYRANGQYTTDGSVLNLYQRWEGYFKQIDICSPVVPGQKTGSINVSSAFDVIPLHQWTNPWTFRTLELPPLLYDIWQAFKNHHQNWDFVLIPTTDIFGQAVYSVASSFNIPVVIYLRGNIINEILAGHEGIIRVVALLWTQYLDRAVNRIVRDSAVITAGDKLKQEYKELAGCIESIVPSLVNRDDIVTPDTRTYPDGEDPIKVLYLGRLVKYKRVQDVLKAMAELRPHPRAYEFEVVGDGPYREALERTANNLGIAEDVRFTGYVSHDNVYDSYDRADIFVLPSSSEGSPKTIPEALARGCPAVASAVGNIPSLLAGETGITYDVGDVDALVDALDRLGTDEEYWRTLVRRGVARASQFTAETQVKAIEHVLSDTYPELCDS; via the coding sequence ATGATTGGCTCTTTACATGTCGGGATATTTAACCCGAATACATTGTATCGGGCGAACGGCCAGTACACAACTGATGGGAGTGTATTAAATTTGTACCAGCGTTGGGAGGGTTATTTCAAGCAGATTGATATCTGTTCACCAGTTGTTCCGGGACAGAAAACTGGTTCTATTAATGTAAGCTCGGCATTTGATGTTATTCCCCTCCACCAATGGACGAACCCATGGACTTTCCGAACTCTCGAACTGCCACCTCTATTATATGATATCTGGCAGGCATTCAAAAATCATCATCAGAATTGGGATTTTGTGTTAATTCCGACAACGGATATTTTCGGGCAGGCTGTGTATTCAGTAGCCTCCTCGTTCAATATTCCTGTAGTCATTTACCTCCGTGGAAACATAATCAACGAAATTCTCGCTGGACACGAAGGAATCATAAGAGTAGTCGCACTCCTGTGGACCCAGTACTTGGATCGGGCAGTGAATCGTATTGTTCGGGACAGTGCTGTTATTACAGCCGGTGATAAATTGAAACAGGAATATAAAGAGCTAGCAGGATGTATTGAGTCGATCGTTCCCTCGCTCGTCAATCGTGACGACATCGTTACCCCGGACACACGGACCTATCCAGATGGCGAGGACCCAATCAAAGTGCTCTATCTCGGTCGCCTTGTCAAGTACAAACGCGTACAGGATGTTTTGAAGGCGATGGCCGAACTCCGCCCCCACCCACGTGCGTACGAGTTCGAAGTCGTCGGTGACGGTCCCTACCGGGAGGCACTCGAACGGACGGCCAACAATCTCGGTATTGCGGAGGACGTGAGGTTCACGGGATACGTGAGCCATGATAACGTATATGATTCGTATGACCGTGCCGACATCTTCGTACTTCCATCGAGCAGTGAAGGTTCCCCCAAGACCATCCCCGAGGCGCTCGCTCGGGGTTGTCCGGCCGTTGCGAGTGCGGTCGGGAATATCCCATCACTGCTCGCCGGCGAAACCGGCATCACCTACGACGTGGGAGACGTCGACGCACTGGTCGATGCACTGGACCGGTTGGGAACTGACGAGGAGTATTGGAGGACATTGGTCAGACGTGGTGTGGCACGGGCTAGTCAGTTCACAGCTGAAACACAGGTAAAGGCAATCGAACACGTGCTGTCGGACACGTACCCCGAACTGTGCGATTCCTGA